atttttccATCAAACTGAAAAGTATATTTCTAATATTCTAGATACAAAAGATAGTCACCTATAACATATTTATCACGTAActgaattaaaaagaaaaactaaagaaaatataGATGCGTTTTGttgcaaaaaagaaaatattcaagACAAATTCTCTCAATAACAAACTTAAAACAATTATCTCAAAATCAAATCCGATTCATCAATTAGaattaaaataccaaaaacaaaacATAACAAAAATAAAAGCATCTGAAAGTGACTAGTGACGATCATCAATCTTTACATCCTAAAGAGGGCAGCCTAGTGCACAAAGTATCATGCGTTCACGCAGGGTTTAGGAAAGGGCCGCACCttaaggggtgtgatgtaggatGCAAGCATCGGTGTCTGATTCCACGGCtcaaacccgtgacctataggtcatacgGAGATAACTTGACCGTCGCTCCAAGGCTCCCCTCCAATCTTTTACATactaaacatatatatataaatatttagatTTGATATAAACACATAATCAATACTGTTAGACAAAAGGGTCATTGCCAACCACTTTCTTCTTTCATTATTATTGATAAGCAATAATTTTCTTTTGGATTGTTGTATCATTCATTGTTTACTCCTCTTGTCTTGGACCTGTAGGCCCACTAATCTGACCCGAAGGCCCATTAGTCTGACCCGAAGGCTTGTAATATCCAGTAATGGAGTCTGGTACCCATGATAATGACTCTGAAGTTGCCTTCTCTTCCTCTTGTTTTCCTTTACTCTTTAAAGTCCTTTTTGTAGACTCTGTTTCTGCTTGTGATACTGCTGCACCATACCCTctcctacaaaaaaaaaaaaatatgaataatatGTTTTTATTAAGTTCACCTGTTATAACAAAGTAGCATTAGATATATAAGGACAGCACCGTGCACTAAGTTCTCGCTATGCACGGAATCCAGGGAAAGGCCGGATCGTACGCCTTagcctacatttctgcaagaggctgctAAAGTAGCATTAGATAAAGCagatttaaaatcctaaattttgcccaatataaatatagaatttaacttatatatactgACAGTTTagaatatatttatatgttgtcAGTTGAGGCTGATGCAAGATAACAGTACCAGATTCAACTGAACCCAGTATTTTTGACAcgcataaatttatgtgtaagaAGTAACAAATAATAAAGACAAATTCATGGCTATAAAAATGAAACGAGTTAAATATTAAAAGTCTTAAGGTTGAATCCTGCATGCGCCACTGGATTTGGGTACATTTTTACTTGTCATATTTACCATCTTTACGTGTTAACAATCTTAGAAATTTACATGTAATTAGCTTCCCAGGGACTTGattgtgtaaaaaattaccataTAGAGTAGGAAAATTCATTTGACCTTATTTAGTGTCATGTTTCAACTCTTTATGTAGATTTAACAGGAAATCTCATAATCGCTTCACAATGAGAACTCTATATCTGATACTCCCAATTT
This DNA window, taken from Nicotiana tabacum cultivar K326 chromosome 15, ASM71507v2, whole genome shotgun sequence, encodes the following:
- the LOC107766895 gene encoding uncharacterized protein LOC107766895, translated to MAGNMTGILSKTRLSFCLISRRGYGAAVSQAETESTKRTLKSKGKQEEEKATSESLSWVPDSITGYYKPSGQTNGPSGQISGPTGPRQEE